A single genomic interval of Rosistilla ulvae harbors:
- the trxC gene encoding thioredoxin TrxC — protein MNLVCAACAAVNRVPDSKLADSPICGRCKQPLLPSQPIDLTESSFAKFIAKTDVPVLVDFWAPWCGPCRMMAPAFAEAAAQLSPNILLAKLNTEQAPTTAGQFDITGIPTMILFKSGAPVARQSGALNVQQIVAFANS, from the coding sequence ATGAATTTAGTATGCGCCGCATGTGCGGCAGTGAACCGAGTACCCGATTCGAAGTTGGCCGACAGTCCCATCTGTGGCCGTTGCAAACAGCCGTTGTTGCCATCGCAACCGATCGATCTGACCGAAAGCTCCTTCGCCAAGTTCATCGCCAAAACCGACGTGCCGGTACTCGTTGACTTCTGGGCTCCCTGGTGTGGTCCCTGCCGGATGATGGCGCCAGCGTTTGCAGAAGCCGCTGCACAGCTTTCGCCGAACATCCTGCTTGCCAAGCTGAACACCGAACAGGCGCCGACGACCGCAGGTCAGTTCGACATCACGGGAATCCCCACGATGATTTTGTTCAAGTCAGGTGCCCCCGTCGCGCGACAGTCGGGCGCGCTGAACGTCCAACAAATCGTCGCGTTCGCAAACAGCTAG
- a CDS encoding cation-translocating P-type ATPase — MNNDQTMAAWHSLDADSASQLLDATQRGLSRAEAEQRLERYGPNHLPQKPPTPLWAIVLRQFRSPLIYILALAAIVSVAMGDVKDAAFIMGVLVLNAIIGSYQEWKAEQSSHALKKLLQIHATVQRDGEVTEIDAEGVVPGDVVWLESGNRIPADIRLISAHGLEADESLLTGESLPVTKDANWEGPEATPIADRLNMTYAGSIVTRGRGKGLVVATGSATSVGQLALDVLSDTGGSPPLVERMERFTRAIAIIMLVASAAIGTMGVVLGGYSVGEMFTFAVALAVAAIPEGLPVAMTVALAVATTRMAKHGLIVRRLTAVEGLGSCTLIATDKTGTLTCNEMTIREIHAPDGAVFQVTGEGFIPSGEVLQDGKPASQESGTTLVELARAGVLCNEADLHPHDGTWNWRGDAVDVAFLSLGHKVGCDRERTLDAHPQVNQIPFESEHQFAAVYNRVDDGVSVFVKGGPERVLEMCSEASHANFDRQQLEQTATHMAEQGYRVLALADGHVEEPIRPESIPAKPTNLRFLGFVGMIDPLRPGVKEAVKDCADAGVSVSMITGDHRVTALAIARQLGLAEDESQVMTGDELLGKSQEEIAEAVRRVRVFARVAPRQKLDIVEAARSAGHFVAVTGDGVNDAPALRVSNIGVAMGKSGTDVAREAGELVISDDNFATIVSGVEQGRVAYDNIRKVIYLLISTGAAELVLMTLAIATGTPYLPLLPVQILWLNLVTNGIQDVALAFEPNEGGVLKRKPRSPSERIFDQLMIERTVVAALVIGGIGFLTFRWFLPEGATEAQAASARNALLLLLVLFENVHIGNCRSETKSAFSLSPLRSPILLGGTLAAFGIHFIAMHTSLGQSLLGAEPLPLHQWGVLLLLALTILPIMELHKWSWAKRHPQT; from the coding sequence ATGAACAACGATCAAACGATGGCTGCATGGCACAGCCTCGATGCGGACTCTGCGTCGCAACTATTGGATGCGACGCAACGTGGGCTCAGCCGAGCCGAAGCGGAACAGCGACTGGAAAGATACGGCCCTAACCATCTGCCACAAAAGCCGCCGACTCCGCTGTGGGCGATCGTGCTGCGTCAGTTCCGCAGTCCGCTGATCTACATCCTCGCGCTCGCGGCGATCGTTTCGGTTGCGATGGGAGATGTCAAAGATGCCGCATTCATCATGGGCGTGCTGGTGCTCAATGCGATCATCGGCTCCTACCAGGAATGGAAGGCGGAACAGAGCAGCCACGCCTTGAAAAAGTTGTTGCAGATTCACGCCACGGTGCAGCGCGATGGCGAAGTGACCGAGATCGATGCCGAAGGTGTCGTCCCCGGCGACGTCGTTTGGCTGGAATCGGGAAACCGGATTCCCGCCGATATCCGTTTGATCTCGGCTCACGGCTTGGAAGCGGATGAATCGTTGTTGACTGGCGAATCGTTGCCGGTGACGAAGGATGCAAATTGGGAGGGTCCCGAAGCGACGCCGATTGCCGATCGCTTGAACATGACCTACGCCGGATCGATCGTGACGCGAGGTCGCGGCAAGGGCTTGGTCGTCGCCACCGGCAGTGCGACCAGCGTCGGCCAACTGGCGCTCGACGTGCTGAGCGACACCGGTGGCAGCCCGCCGCTGGTGGAGCGGATGGAGCGGTTCACGCGTGCGATTGCGATCATCATGTTGGTCGCCTCCGCCGCGATCGGAACGATGGGCGTTGTGTTGGGCGGCTATTCGGTGGGCGAGATGTTTACGTTCGCCGTGGCGTTGGCGGTGGCGGCGATTCCCGAAGGCTTGCCCGTCGCCATGACGGTCGCTCTGGCGGTTGCCACGACGCGGATGGCCAAACATGGTTTGATCGTGCGGCGTTTGACAGCCGTTGAAGGACTGGGCAGCTGCACTCTGATCGCGACCGACAAGACCGGAACGTTGACTTGTAATGAGATGACGATTCGCGAAATCCACGCTCCCGACGGAGCGGTCTTTCAGGTGACTGGCGAAGGCTTTATTCCTTCGGGCGAAGTCTTGCAGGACGGCAAGCCGGCGAGCCAAGAGAGCGGCACGACGCTTGTCGAGCTAGCCCGCGCGGGAGTCCTTTGCAACGAAGCGGATCTGCATCCGCACGATGGAACGTGGAACTGGCGGGGCGATGCTGTCGATGTCGCATTTCTCTCGCTGGGGCACAAAGTGGGGTGCGACCGAGAGCGTACGCTCGATGCGCACCCGCAGGTGAACCAGATTCCATTTGAGTCGGAACATCAATTCGCGGCGGTCTACAATCGCGTCGACGACGGTGTGTCGGTCTTCGTCAAAGGTGGACCCGAACGCGTGCTGGAGATGTGCAGCGAAGCGAGCCACGCGAATTTTGACCGTCAGCAGTTGGAGCAAACCGCGACGCACATGGCCGAACAAGGCTATCGAGTGCTTGCGTTGGCCGACGGTCACGTCGAGGAACCGATCAGGCCGGAATCGATTCCTGCAAAGCCGACCAATCTGCGCTTTCTTGGCTTCGTCGGTATGATCGATCCACTGCGTCCGGGGGTGAAGGAAGCGGTGAAGGATTGCGCCGATGCGGGCGTCTCGGTTTCGATGATCACCGGCGACCATCGCGTCACCGCGCTGGCGATCGCGCGGCAACTGGGGCTTGCCGAAGACGAGTCGCAGGTCATGACCGGTGACGAACTGTTGGGGAAATCGCAGGAGGAGATTGCCGAGGCGGTCCGCCGCGTGCGCGTCTTTGCTCGCGTCGCCCCGCGGCAGAAGCTGGACATTGTCGAAGCGGCTCGCAGTGCTGGGCACTTCGTCGCCGTGACGGGCGACGGAGTCAACGACGCGCCGGCGCTTCGAGTTTCCAATATCGGCGTTGCGATGGGCAAGAGCGGCACCGATGTGGCTCGGGAAGCGGGCGAACTTGTCATCAGCGACGACAACTTTGCCACGATCGTCAGCGGTGTCGAACAGGGCCGCGTCGCCTACGACAACATTCGCAAAGTGATCTACCTGTTGATCTCCACCGGTGCGGCCGAGTTGGTGCTGATGACGTTGGCCATCGCCACCGGCACTCCCTACCTGCCGCTGCTGCCCGTGCAGATCCTGTGGCTGAATCTGGTCACCAATGGAATTCAAGACGTTGCGTTGGCGTTTGAGCCGAACGAAGGGGGCGTGCTGAAACGCAAGCCTCGCTCGCCGTCGGAACGCATCTTCGATCAATTGATGATCGAACGAACCGTCGTCGCCGCGCTAGTCATCGGCGGGATCGGGTTCTTGACGTTCCGATGGTTCCTGCCCGAAGGCGCCACCGAGGCGCAAGCCGCTTCGGCTCGCAACGCATTGTTGTTGCTGTTGGTTTTGTTCGAGAACGTTCACATCGGCAACTGCCGCTCGGAAACCAAGTCGGCGTTCTCGCTATCGCCACTGCGAAGCCCGATCCTGCTGGGCGGAACGCTCGCTGCGTTCGGAATCCACTTCATCGCCATGCACACCAGCTTGGGGCAATCGCTGCTCGGCGCCGAACCGCTGCCGCTGCATCAGTGGGGCGTGTTGTTGTTGCTGGCGTTGACCATCCTGCCGATCATGGAGCTGCACAAATGGAGCTGGGCGAAACGTCACCCACAGACGTAG
- a CDS encoding universal stress protein produces the protein MKRFRNILIALDTRSTTHPALDWALSVAVPSKARLTLVDVLPDLSWIARNVVPHSEAHQQLMLDDKQQKLEELAEPIRKQGLDVTTKVLRGKTSRALCDEVFHADHDLLVRVTRGTNSRSSAFYGTTGSRLMRNSPCALALIHPNYAASSGRIVAAIDPARNNSAHYKMTREVLDLTKSLAELQQKEMHVVHAWVLFTPTLLKSTFSANDLANFRKSSEADIAKEVDEVLEPFGLSHRDRRVHLIEGKIEAGDSVAKFADEENVEMIVLGTMARSGIAGALIGNTAERVLELAKCSLLTIKPDAFISPESAADDDNQTGS, from the coding sequence ATGAAACGATTTCGGAACATTCTCATTGCTCTCGACACGCGCAGCACCACACATCCCGCATTGGACTGGGCGCTCTCGGTCGCCGTGCCCAGCAAGGCGCGGTTGACGCTTGTCGATGTGCTGCCCGATCTTTCCTGGATCGCACGGAACGTCGTCCCGCATTCGGAAGCTCATCAGCAGTTGATGCTCGACGACAAGCAGCAGAAGCTCGAAGAGCTCGCCGAACCGATTCGCAAACAGGGACTGGACGTCACGACAAAAGTTCTGCGAGGCAAGACGTCGCGAGCGCTCTGCGACGAGGTCTTCCACGCCGACCACGATCTGCTGGTTCGTGTGACGCGAGGAACAAACAGCCGCAGTTCCGCCTTCTACGGCACCACCGGCAGCCGTCTGATGCGGAACAGTCCTTGTGCCTTGGCGCTTATTCACCCGAACTACGCAGCGTCATCGGGGCGGATCGTCGCCGCCATCGATCCCGCGCGGAACAATTCGGCGCACTACAAGATGACGCGCGAAGTCCTGGACCTCACGAAGTCGCTCGCGGAATTGCAGCAGAAGGAAATGCACGTCGTGCATGCATGGGTGCTGTTTACTCCGACGCTGTTAAAGTCGACCTTCTCTGCGAACGATCTCGCCAACTTCCGCAAAAGCTCCGAGGCGGATATCGCGAAAGAGGTCGATGAGGTGCTCGAACCGTTCGGATTGAGCCATCGGGATCGCCGCGTCCATTTGATCGAAGGCAAAATCGAAGCGGGAGACTCCGTCGCCAAGTTTGCAGATGAAGAGAACGTGGAGATGATCGTCTTGGGAACGATGGCGAGATCGGGAATCGCCGGAGCGCTGATCGGCAACACGGCTGAACGTGTTCTCGAGTTGGCGAAGTGTTCGTTGTTGACGATCAAACCCGATGCCTTCATTTCGCCCGAATCGGCGGCGGATGACGACAACCAAACCGGCAGCTGA
- a CDS encoding response regulator, which produces MTKVLRIVVADDEPEIRDYFRRILPRFGHEVVGIAANGRELVDLCQREEPDLVITDIMMSELCGLEAVAEIRKTQRVPVIVVSSKDKPKNDSWGCVDEFLVKPIRSSDLQAAIQRVLSAV; this is translated from the coding sequence ATGACCAAAGTTCTGCGAATCGTCGTCGCCGACGACGAGCCGGAAATTCGCGACTATTTCCGGCGAATCCTGCCACGCTTCGGGCATGAAGTCGTCGGGATCGCAGCCAACGGTCGAGAGCTTGTCGATTTGTGTCAGCGCGAAGAACCGGATCTCGTGATCACCGACATCATGATGTCCGAATTGTGCGGACTCGAAGCAGTCGCCGAGATCCGCAAGACGCAGCGTGTCCCCGTTATCGTCGTCTCCTCGAAAGACAAACCCAAAAACGATAGTTGGGGATGCGTCGACGAATTCCTCGTCAAACCGATCCGCAGCAGCGACCTTCAGGCAGCGATCCAACGCGTCCTTTCCGCCGTCTGA
- a CDS encoding sulfite exporter TauE/SafE family protein has protein sequence MLGLAILFGTIVGFALGLTGGGGGIFAVPLLVYGLAFSPREAVGISLAAVGGTALFGAIPRLVRGEVELRTGLLFAVAGMLGAPIGSYLSTLVPANVLLVMFALLMFVVAQRMWSKAGNPSLPSGVCPTEDEPGPDRSACQRDADGKLRLTSRCARLLVGVGLMTGVLSGMFGVGGGFVIVPALVIFSGMAIHQAVGTSLFVIVLVSISGVASHIANGNELSLATTLQFMAGGFVGMWIGGIVAKRLKGPTLQKTFSIAVVLVAVFVIFKSVVL, from the coding sequence ATGTTGGGTCTAGCGATTCTGTTTGGCACCATCGTCGGATTTGCCTTGGGGCTGACCGGCGGCGGCGGGGGAATCTTCGCCGTTCCGCTGTTGGTTTATGGCCTCGCCTTCAGCCCTCGCGAGGCGGTCGGAATTTCGCTCGCCGCCGTTGGCGGAACCGCTCTGTTTGGTGCGATCCCACGATTGGTCCGGGGCGAAGTGGAACTGAGAACGGGTCTACTGTTTGCAGTCGCCGGGATGTTGGGGGCGCCGATCGGATCGTATCTCTCCACGCTGGTTCCCGCCAACGTGTTGTTGGTGATGTTTGCTTTGTTGATGTTTGTCGTTGCTCAACGGATGTGGTCCAAGGCTGGCAATCCTTCGCTTCCCAGCGGTGTTTGTCCGACGGAAGACGAACCGGGTCCCGATCGCAGCGCTTGCCAACGCGATGCCGACGGGAAACTGCGGTTAACGTCGCGCTGTGCACGACTGTTGGTTGGCGTCGGGCTGATGACAGGCGTGTTGTCGGGGATGTTTGGTGTCGGTGGCGGGTTTGTGATCGTCCCGGCCCTTGTCATCTTCAGCGGAATGGCGATCCATCAAGCCGTCGGTACTTCGCTGTTTGTGATCGTGTTGGTCAGCATCAGCGGCGTTGCGTCGCACATTGCGAATGGAAACGAACTGTCGTTGGCAACGACGTTGCAATTCATGGCGGGCGGGTTTGTAGGGATGTGGATCGGCGGGATCGTTGCGAAGCGATTGAAGGGGCCGACGCTGCAAAAAACGTTTTCGATCGCGGTCGTGTTGGTCGCGGTGTTTGTGATTTTCAAATCGGTGGTGTTGTAA
- a CDS encoding MBL fold metallo-hydrolase — protein MLLKYFYDEKLAHASYLVGCQRAKVAVVVDPGRDIEPYIAMAEKEGLKLVGVAETHIHADYVSGARELADRVDATLYVSDEGTADWKYLYLDGYKSVLLHDGDHFMIGNLRMDVLHTPGHTPESISFLLTDEGGGADKPMGIFTGDFVFVGSIGRPDLLEEAAGLTGTAEPGARDLYKSAERFKSLPEYLQVWPAHGAGSACGKGLGAIPSSTVGYEKLFNPALQFDDEDAFVRYILADQPEAPKYFAVMKRVNKEGPRVLGAGHHHRMLPIAGLSDAVQAGTVIDLSPSAEYAKSHLPGTINIPVGMLAAWAGWLVDYDKPTYLICEPQQLEEAARVLHKIGVEEIRGGFDSNEVRSQSLASESYATCSPADLAAEIEASAVKLIDVRSDEEWNEGHIAAAEHRFLGRLPATLAELPRDQKLVVQCRSGARSAIGVSVLQAAGFKDVVNLTGGYNAWKAAGLPSVKPQPAMST, from the coding sequence ATGTTACTCAAATATTTCTACGATGAAAAACTTGCTCACGCTTCTTATCTGGTCGGCTGTCAACGGGCAAAGGTCGCAGTGGTTGTCGATCCAGGTCGCGATATCGAACCCTATATCGCGATGGCGGAAAAAGAGGGACTCAAGCTGGTCGGAGTGGCCGAGACGCACATCCACGCCGACTACGTTTCGGGAGCTCGCGAGTTGGCCGATCGCGTCGATGCGACGCTCTACGTCAGCGACGAAGGGACCGCCGATTGGAAGTATCTATATCTGGACGGTTACAAAAGTGTCCTGTTGCACGATGGCGACCATTTTATGATCGGTAATCTCCGGATGGACGTTTTGCACACGCCGGGCCACACGCCCGAGAGCATCTCGTTCCTGTTGACCGACGAAGGGGGTGGCGCGGACAAGCCGATGGGCATCTTTACCGGCGACTTTGTTTTCGTCGGATCGATCGGACGCCCCGACCTATTAGAGGAAGCGGCGGGACTGACCGGGACCGCCGAACCCGGGGCTCGCGATCTATATAAGTCCGCGGAGCGTTTCAAATCGCTTCCCGAATATTTGCAGGTTTGGCCTGCTCATGGTGCCGGAAGTGCTTGTGGCAAAGGGCTCGGTGCGATTCCCTCGTCGACTGTCGGATATGAAAAGCTGTTCAATCCGGCGCTGCAGTTCGACGACGAAGACGCTTTCGTCCGCTATATCTTGGCCGACCAACCCGAAGCGCCAAAGTATTTTGCCGTGATGAAGCGGGTGAACAAAGAAGGACCTCGGGTTCTCGGCGCCGGACATCATCACAGGATGTTGCCGATCGCCGGTCTCTCCGATGCGGTTCAAGCGGGCACAGTCATCGATCTGTCGCCTTCGGCGGAATACGCCAAATCGCATCTCCCCGGAACGATTAACATCCCGGTGGGAATGCTGGCGGCGTGGGCCGGATGGTTGGTCGACTACGACAAACCAACCTACCTGATCTGCGAACCACAGCAATTGGAAGAAGCTGCCCGCGTCTTGCACAAGATCGGCGTCGAAGAAATCCGTGGCGGTTTCGATAGCAATGAAGTCCGGTCGCAAAGTTTGGCGAGCGAATCGTACGCGACATGCAGTCCCGCCGACCTGGCTGCTGAGATCGAAGCGAGCGCTGTAAAGCTGATCGATGTGCGTTCCGACGAAGAGTGGAACGAAGGCCACATCGCCGCGGCGGAGCATCGCTTCCTTGGTCGTTTGCCCGCCACGCTTGCCGAACTGCCACGCGACCAAAAACTGGTTGTGCAATGTCGCAGCGGAGCCCGATCGGCGATCGGTGTCAGCGTTCTACAAGCCGCTGGTTTCAAGGACGTGGTCAATCTCACCGGTGGTTACAACGCCTGGAAAGCTGCGGGATTGCCGAGCGTCAAACCGCAACCCGCGATGAGCACCTGA
- a CDS encoding ABC1 kinase family protein, whose protein sequence is MDIIDVPQLVRNADRFREVVAVMAKHGLADWLSNAPLPWLDRLRRNSPDQDDADLSTEERIRLALTELGTTYIKLGQVLSTRPDLVGQTLADELAQLRANTPADAPAAVIEAIQSELGGSVEELFAEFDTTAMASASVGQVHRATTHDGEAVVVKVQHPGIERRIVNDLEIMLKLAELGEQQSARLRQYRPVQTTREFQKTLLQELDFGREMRNMETFRRNFAKNTEVRFAKPYPELSSRRVLTMEHFDGISVSEKDQLDQSGLDLPVIARRGANLFVEMIFRDGFYHADPHPGNLIVLTPDDATQGGTDAALAVLDCGMVGRIDENLRDALETALIAAVGQDSAKLTQVVARMGEVPRDFDEAAMQGAIQELIDDYAHQSLSEFDLSGCLHQVIEIIREHQIYLPAKVAMLLKVLVMLEGTSQQLSPDFSLAEIIKPYGRQAMLHRFSAKNLYGRLKSNAENWQNLVEILPKDAAEILDNFKRGKFDVHLQHRRLEPIVNRLVMGLLTAALFVGSASMCSSEVPPTIRGFSIPGFFGCAIAIAMGTGIWRDVRRSSRYSSDD, encoded by the coding sequence ATGGATATTATCGACGTCCCTCAATTGGTTCGCAATGCGGACCGGTTCCGTGAAGTCGTCGCCGTCATGGCCAAACATGGATTGGCCGATTGGCTTTCCAACGCGCCGCTCCCTTGGCTCGATCGATTGCGCCGCAATTCGCCCGACCAAGACGATGCGGACCTGAGCACCGAAGAACGGATCCGTCTCGCGTTGACCGAACTGGGTACCACGTATATCAAACTGGGACAGGTGCTCAGCACCCGCCCGGATCTGGTCGGCCAGACGCTCGCCGATGAACTGGCCCAGCTGCGAGCGAACACGCCCGCCGACGCTCCGGCCGCGGTGATCGAGGCGATTCAATCGGAGCTGGGTGGAAGCGTCGAGGAACTGTTTGCCGAATTTGACACCACCGCGATGGCATCGGCTTCGGTTGGCCAAGTCCATCGAGCGACAACGCACGATGGCGAAGCGGTCGTGGTGAAGGTGCAACATCCGGGCATCGAACGCCGGATCGTCAACGACTTGGAAATCATGCTCAAGCTTGCGGAACTAGGCGAGCAACAATCGGCGCGGCTGCGGCAATATCGTCCCGTTCAAACGACGCGGGAGTTCCAGAAAACGCTCTTGCAAGAACTCGACTTCGGTCGCGAGATGCGGAACATGGAAACCTTCCGCCGAAACTTCGCGAAGAATACCGAGGTGCGGTTCGCCAAACCGTATCCCGAACTCAGCTCGCGGCGTGTGCTGACGATGGAACACTTCGATGGGATCAGCGTATCGGAAAAGGACCAGCTAGACCAATCGGGGCTCGACCTCCCCGTGATCGCCCGCCGGGGAGCGAATCTGTTTGTCGAGATGATCTTTCGCGATGGGTTCTACCATGCCGATCCCCACCCGGGAAACCTGATCGTGCTGACTCCCGACGACGCAACCCAAGGCGGAACCGACGCGGCCCTGGCGGTGCTCGATTGCGGCATGGTCGGCAGGATCGACGAAAACTTGCGAGACGCTCTGGAAACGGCGCTTATCGCCGCCGTCGGTCAGGACTCTGCCAAACTCACCCAAGTCGTTGCGCGTATGGGCGAAGTTCCACGCGACTTCGACGAAGCTGCGATGCAAGGTGCGATCCAGGAATTGATCGATGACTACGCCCATCAATCGCTAAGCGAGTTCGACCTCAGCGGTTGCCTGCACCAAGTCATCGAGATCATCCGCGAACATCAGATCTACCTGCCCGCCAAGGTTGCGATGCTGTTGAAGGTCCTCGTGATGCTCGAAGGCACGTCGCAACAACTGAGCCCCGATTTCAGCCTGGCCGAAATCATCAAGCCCTACGGCCGGCAAGCGATGCTCCACCGCTTCTCCGCCAAGAACCTCTATGGGCGGCTGAAATCGAACGCCGAAAACTGGCAAAACCTTGTCGAAATCCTCCCCAAAGATGCCGCTGAAATCTTGGACAACTTCAAGCGTGGCAAGTTCGACGTGCATCTGCAACATCGCCGCTTGGAACCGATCGTCAACCGGCTGGTGATGGGGCTCCTGACCGCCGCGTTGTTTGTCGGATCTGCGTCGATGTGCAGCAGCGAGGTTCCGCCCACGATTCGTGGCTTTTCGATCCCAGGATTTTTCGGCTGCGCGATCGCGATCGCGATGGGGACCGGGATCTGGCGCGACGTCCGCCGATCGTCGCGATATTCGAGCGACGATTAA